In Triticum urartu cultivar G1812 chromosome 6, Tu2.1, whole genome shotgun sequence, the following proteins share a genomic window:
- the LOC125512354 gene encoding putative invertase inhibitor, with the protein MRPLTYVFFLLLISSTSESSATTLEDTCKSFAAGHPSIGYNYCVKTFHADSASATADARGLAAIAAKIAGATANGTARRIAALCASEEDAGRRERLGVCAEVYSDAVDQLGEAAKDIARGEDKSTRDALTQLSAALDAPGTCEDAFGEADDASPLAAEDAEFRKLATIALGVTALLSPPPSAPGISD; encoded by the coding sequence ATGAGGCCGCTCACCtatgtcttcttcctcctgctcATCTCGTCAACCAGCGAGTCCTCCGCTACTACATTAGAAGACACATGCAAATCCTTCGCCGCAGGCCACCCGTCCATCGGCTACAACTACTGCGTCAAGACCTTCCACGCCGACAGCGCGAGCGCCACCGCCGACGCGCGCGGCCTCGCCGCCATCGCGGCAAAGATCGCGGGGGCGACAGCCAACGGCACGGCCAGACGCATCGCCGCATTGTGCGCCTCGGAGGAGGACGCCGGGAGGCGGGAGCGCCTCGGCGTGTGCGCGGAGGTGTACTCGGACGCCGTGGACCAGCTCGGCGAGGCCGCGAAAGACATCGCCCGGGGCGAGGACAAGTCCACCCGGGACGCGCTCACGCAGCTCAGCGCGGCGCTGGACGCGCCCGGGACCTGCGAGGACGCGTTCGGCGAGGCCGACGACGCGTCGCCGCTGGCCGCGGAGGACGCCGAGTTCAGGAAGCTGGCGACTATCGCCCTCGGCGTCACGGCGTTGCTGTCaccgccgccgtcggcgccgggGATCAGTGACTGA